DNA from Variovorax sp. PBL-H6:
CATTCACCTGCACGCGCGAGACCCCGTCACCGGGCGCCCGGACCAGTCGCCGGAAGCATTCGGCAAATTCTTGCCGGAGATCAAGGAGCGATGCGATGCGGTGATCAACATCACCACCGGCGGTGCGCCCGGCATGACGGTCAGCGAGCGCATCCAACCTGTGATCGCATTCAAGCCGGAAGTCGCCTCGCTGAACATGGGATCGATGAACTTCGGCATCTACCCCATGCTGGAGCGTTTCAGCAACTTCAGGTTCGATTGGGAGGCGCCGTTCCTGGAGAGCACCCGCGATCTCGTGTTCAGGAACACCTTCAAGGACATCGAACACATCTTGCGGGTCGGGTACGAGGCGGGCACCCGCTTCGAGTTCGAGTGCTACGACACCGCGCACCTCTACAACCTGCGGCATTTCCTGGACCGCGGATTGGTGAAGGCTCCTCTCTTCATTCAGTCCGTCCTCGGCATCCTGGGAGGTGCGGGGGCGCATCCGGAGGATGTGGCGCACATGAAGCGGACGGCCGACCGCCTGTTCGGGGACCAGTACCACTGGTCAGTGATCGGGGCAGGTGCCGCCCAGCTGCGAGTGGCGGCGCAGGCAGCAACGATGGGCGCAAACGTGCGCGTCGGCCTGGAAGACTCCATTTGGCTCGGCCCCGGCAAGCTGGCGGAGTCGAATGCGGACCAGGTCCGGGCCGTGCGAAAACTGATCGAAGGGTTGGGGCTGGAGATCGCGACGGCCGACGAGGCGCGCGATCGCCTGCAACTCAAGGGCGCCACAGGCGTCAACTTCTGAAGGAGAACCAGCGTGTCGAAAGTTCTTGTTGTGACCGGTTCCAGCCGGGGTATCGGTGCCGCGATCGCGCTCCTTGGTGCGAAGGAGGGTTACGCAGTCGCAGTCAACTACCGGAGTGATCGTGACGCCGCGGAAGCGCTCGTGCGAGATATCGCTCGTCAAGGAGGCAGGGCCGTGGCCAGCTGCGCCGATGTGTCGACCAGCGCGGGAGCCGCGAAGCTCTTCACTGAGGTGGATCAGGCATTGGGCCCTGTCTCCGCGCTGGTGAATAACGCCGGCATCTCCGGTGGCCGGAGCCCGATCACGGAAATGGACGAGGACAGGTTGCGGCGGATCTTCGAGACGAACGTGTTTTCCGCGTTTTACTGTTCCCGGGAAGCTGTCAGGCGCATGGGACGCAGCGGCGGGGGCGAAGGGGGTTCGATCGTGAACGTCTCGTCGGCCGCGGCACGTCATGGGGGCATGCCCGAACTGTCGCACTATGCGTCCACGAAAGCCGCTTTGGACGGCATGACCATCGCGCTTGCCAAGGAGCTCGGGCCACTCGGCGTTCGGGTGAACAGCCTTCGACCCGGAGTCATCGTCACCGAAATGCACGATGAGTTCGGAGGCGCAAAGCTCATCGAAAGCATCGCGCCGACGATCCCGATGCGGCGTCCGGGTACTGCGAATGAAGTCGCCGAGGCTGTGCTCTGGCTGGTGTCGGAACGCTCGTCGTACGTCCATGGCGCCGTCCTGGACATTTCGGGCGGAAGATAAGATGCTCTTCGAGATGCGGACTTACCAGTTGCCGCCCTCACACCTGAAGGACTACCTCGCCATCTACGCAGAGAAAGGCAAGTCGATTCAGTGTGACGTGCTCGGGCACCTGGCCGGCTGCTACACGACGGAAGTCGGGGACCTGAACCAGGTGATCTTCATTTGGGGATTCTGTTCGTTCGAGGACCGGCTGCGTCGGCGCGCGGCGCTCGCCGCTCTCCCTGCGTGGCAAGCCTACGTCGCGGAAGTCGCTCCTCTTTTCATCCGGCAGGAGAGCAGACTTCTGATACCGGCCCCATTCAGCGTCGGCTGAGCGATGCCGCGCCCGCTCGTCGCCGCGCTGGTGTGCGGCAGCCCCCACCGCAACCACGACTTCGATTTCGCGCGGCTGCGCCTCGCCCAGGCCCTCTACGATGCGCACGGCATCCGCACCGATTGCTACAACGACTATGAGGATTCGGCCGGGATCCTCGGCGCCGACCTGCTCGTCAGCTACACCTCGCAGGTGCCGGTGAGCGACAAGGCGGGCACCGCGATCCGGCGCTTCCTGGATCGCGGCGGGCGCTGGTTCGCGTTGCATGCGAGCAACTCGGTCGCGGGCAACCACGCGATGCCGCGCATCCTCGGCACGCGTTTCATCTCGCACCCGAAGTACATGACCTTCACGGTCAAGGTGACGCGGCCGGAAGAGCCGCTGCTCCAAGGCATCGGCGACTTCGAAGTGCCCGACGAACTCTATTGCATCGAGGATGTCACCGAGGACCTCGACGTCCTGCTCCACGCGCGCTGGGGGGGCGAAGGGTTCGACGGCATCCAGTTCGGGGAAGCCGATCGTCCGATGCTCTACCGCCGCGCCGTCGGCGAGGGCGGGGTGCTCTATCTGGCGCTCGGCCACGCCAATCGACCGTATGACAAGCCCCCGCACGTGCCCGAACAGCCCGACCATCGCGGTCCCTGGGACCTGCCGGTGTTCCAGGATCTGGTGAAGCGCGGCGTCGAATGGGCGGCGCAGCGGCGGCCGTTTTGACCTCACCCTCTGGAAACAACGTGAAGATTGCCGTCGCCCACCACGATGGAGAGCTTCCTTGTTCCGAAAGCCCGGGTTGCTGCAGAAATCACGACCACGTTTGCGAGCCGGTACACGCGCAGTGTTTCGCTGGCGGAGCTCATCTCACCCGAAGTGCTCCGAATCTGCGCACATCCGGCGACGGGAAAGAAATTTCTCATCGAGCCGTGGAAAGACTGATGATCGGATGCTCAGACGCTTTCGATCGCTCAGGGCGGGTTTGATCAAATGAAGCGCTTCGCGCGAGGAGAGAACCAATCCATGAACTCGATGTTCGACCAGCACATGCCCCGCAACGAGGCGAATTTCGCGCCGATCACGCCGCTGTCCTTCATCCAGCGCGCGGCGGAGGTCTACCCGGCGCGGGTGGCCATGGTCCACGGTCCGCTGCGCCGAACCTGGGCGGAGACCTACGAACGTTGTCGGCGTCTAGCCAGCGCGCTGAGCCGCCACGGCATCGGTCGCGGCGACACCGTCGCCGTGATGCTCCCCAACACTCCGCCCATGGTGGAGGCGCATTTCGGCGTGCCCATGGCCGGCGCGGTGCTCAATTCGCTCAACACCCGGCTGGACTCACAGACCCTGGCCTTCATGCTGGACCACGGCGAGGCGCGGGTGCTCATCGTCGACCCGGAATTCACGGGCGTGGTCGGCAAGGCGCTCGCGCTGCGCCAGCGCAAGGACCCAATCCTGCTTGTCGACGTTGAAGACGAGGTGTGGACGGGCCGCCAGGACCGGATCGGCAGCACCACCTACGAGGCCCTGCTGGCCGGTGGCGACCCGGCCTACGACTGGCAGCTGCCGGGCGACGAGTGGGACGCGATCGCGCTCAACTACACCAGCGGCACCACCGGCAACCCCAAGGGCGTGGTCTACCACCACCGCGGAGCGGCGATCAACGCGATCTCCAACATCCTCGAGTGGGACATGCCCAAGCACCCGGTCTACCTCTGGACCCTGCCCATGTTCCATTGCAACGGCTGGTGCTTCCCCTGGACCGTGGCCGCCCGCGCCGGCGTGAACGTGTGCCTGCGCAAAGTGGAGGCTCAGGCCATGGCGGACGCGATCCGCGAGCACGGCGTGACCCACTACTGCGGCGCGCCCATCGTGCACAGCCTGCTGGTGAACGCCCCCGAGGAATTGAAGCGGGGCCTGCCGCACGGGGTGAAGGCCATGGTCGCCGGCGCCGCGCCGCCGGCCTCCATGATCGAGGGCATGGAGCGCCTGGGCTTCGACCTCACCCACGTCTACGGCCTCACCGAGGTCTACGGCCCGGCCACCGCCTGCGCCAAGCACGAGGACTGGGACCGGCTCGAGATCGGCGAACGCGCGCACCTGAATGCCCGCCAGGGCGTGCGCTACCACCTGCAGCGCGATGCCCAGGTGCTGGACCCGCGAACCATGAAGCCCGTGCCCTGGGATGGCGAAACCATGGGCGAGATCATGTTCCGCGGCAACATCACGATGAAGGGCTACCTCAAGAACGAGAAGGCCACGCAGGAGGCGTTCGCCGGCGGCTGGTTCCGCACCGGCGACCTGGCGGTGCAGCACCCCGACGGCTACATCAAGATCAAGGACCGCAGCAAGGACATCATCATCTCCGGCGGCGAGAACATCTCCTCCATCGAGGTGGAGGACGTGCTCTACCGCCACCCCGACGTGCTCGCGGCTGCTGTGGTGGCCAAGCCCGACCCGAAGTGGGGGGAGACGCCCTGCGCCTTCATCGAGCTCAAGGCGGGCGCGCAGGTGACGCCGGAGGAGATCGTCGCCCACTGCAAGAAGTACCTGGCCGGCTTCAAGGTGCCGCGTGCGGTGGAGTTCGGCGAACTCCCCAAGACCTCGACAGGCAAGCTGCAGAAGTTCGAGCTGCGCAAGCGGGCCGGTTCCACCACCCCGAGATAGCTTCAACGCGCAGGGGCTGATGACCACCATGCCAAGGCTCCGGCTCATTCGCGTCGCCAAGCGGAGACCATCGCTTTCGACTTGGGGCTGTCGGCCCTATGAGTGTCCGACTGAGCGCCACTATTGACCCTCACGGGCCGAACGGCGCCATTGCCCGGGCGTCATTCCCATCCATTCGGCAAACGCACGCCGGAATGCTGCCTCGGATTGATACCCTACGGACTCGGCTACCGCCGCGGTTGTAATCCCCAGCTTCGTCAACTCGTTGGCGGCCAGACTCATGCGGATATCGGTCAACAGTTCGATGGCCGAGCGCCCTAGCTTTTCCTGAAAGTGCCGCATGAAGGTAGCGCGCGACATGCTGCACAAGTCGGCCAGCTGAGGCAGCTTCCAGGGGCGCGCCGGATCGGAAAACAGGGCAG
Protein-coding regions in this window:
- a CDS encoding ThuA domain-containing protein; translation: MPRPLVAALVCGSPHRNHDFDFARLRLAQALYDAHGIRTDCYNDYEDSAGILGADLLVSYTSQVPVSDKAGTAIRRFLDRGGRWFALHASNSVAGNHAMPRILGTRFISHPKYMTFTVKVTRPEEPLLQGIGDFEVPDELYCIEDVTEDLDVLLHARWGGEGFDGIQFGEADRPMLYRRAVGEGGVLYLALGHANRPYDKPPHVPEQPDHRGPWDLPVFQDLVKRGVEWAAQRRPF
- a CDS encoding acyl-CoA synthetase, whose protein sequence is MNSMFDQHMPRNEANFAPITPLSFIQRAAEVYPARVAMVHGPLRRTWAETYERCRRLASALSRHGIGRGDTVAVMLPNTPPMVEAHFGVPMAGAVLNSLNTRLDSQTLAFMLDHGEARVLIVDPEFTGVVGKALALRQRKDPILLVDVEDEVWTGRQDRIGSTTYEALLAGGDPAYDWQLPGDEWDAIALNYTSGTTGNPKGVVYHHRGAAINAISNILEWDMPKHPVYLWTLPMFHCNGWCFPWTVAARAGVNVCLRKVEAQAMADAIREHGVTHYCGAPIVHSLLVNAPEELKRGLPHGVKAMVAGAAPPASMIEGMERLGFDLTHVYGLTEVYGPATACAKHEDWDRLEIGERAHLNARQGVRYHLQRDAQVLDPRTMKPVPWDGETMGEIMFRGNITMKGYLKNEKATQEAFAGGWFRTGDLAVQHPDGYIKIKDRSKDIIISGGENISSIEVEDVLYRHPDVLAAAVVAKPDPKWGETPCAFIELKAGAQVTPEEIVAHCKKYLAGFKVPRAVEFGELPKTSTGKLQKFELRKRAGSTTPR
- a CDS encoding 3-keto-5-aminohexanoate cleavage protein — encoded protein: MTPHLPITPQQIADAAVGAAEAGAAIIHLHARDPVTGRPDQSPEAFGKFLPEIKERCDAVINITTGGAPGMTVSERIQPVIAFKPEVASLNMGSMNFGIYPMLERFSNFRFDWEAPFLESTRDLVFRNTFKDIEHILRVGYEAGTRFEFECYDTAHLYNLRHFLDRGLVKAPLFIQSVLGILGGAGAHPEDVAHMKRTADRLFGDQYHWSVIGAGAAQLRVAAQAATMGANVRVGLEDSIWLGPGKLAESNADQVRAVRKLIEGLGLEIATADEARDRLQLKGATGVNF
- a CDS encoding NIPSNAP family protein, with product MLFEMRTYQLPPSHLKDYLAIYAEKGKSIQCDVLGHLAGCYTTEVGDLNQVIFIWGFCSFEDRLRRRAALAALPAWQAYVAEVAPLFIRQESRLLIPAPFSVG
- a CDS encoding SDR family oxidoreductase; its protein translation is MSKVLVVTGSSRGIGAAIALLGAKEGYAVAVNYRSDRDAAEALVRDIARQGGRAVASCADVSTSAGAAKLFTEVDQALGPVSALVNNAGISGGRSPITEMDEDRLRRIFETNVFSAFYCSREAVRRMGRSGGGEGGSIVNVSSAAARHGGMPELSHYASTKAALDGMTIALAKELGPLGVRVNSLRPGVIVTEMHDEFGGAKLIESIAPTIPMRRPGTANEVAEAVLWLVSERSSYVHGAVLDISGGR